In Nematostella vectensis chromosome 2, jaNemVect1.1, whole genome shotgun sequence, one genomic interval encodes:
- the LOC5517908 gene encoding formimidoyltransferase-cyclodeaminase, producing MLCVATRLFSQALKRSTSPWFHLVARAIQSRRMSRIVECVPNFSEGRNSKVIDAIAKAISETAGVSLLDVDPGASTNRTVYTFVGSPEDVVQGALNGAKIAKELIDMRKHKGEHPRLGALDVCPFIPVRGVTMEDCAACARSFGERAAKELGIAVYLYGFASEQDYRKTVPQIRAGEYEGLNKRIVMPEWKPDYGPAEFDAKWGATIAGARKFLIAYNINILGTKEQAHRIALNLRETGRGNNQPGRLKCVQGIGWWLEEANLAQLSLNLVDYEVTPMHVAFEECVKDAKELKLPVCGSQVVGLIPLDAILKAAEYYIEKENLFILEEDQKIRLVIQRLGLSSVTPFDPKTRIIEYMISSADKSPLVSMTVREFIKAIGARTSAPGGGSAAAAIAAVGAALGTMVGFMSYGNKKYDNLDPLMRSLIPSLRQAMLDLTEMVDKDTNAFNDFMQARKMPKKTPEEEEKREAAMQEGLKSAVQVPMAVIQTANKAWPPLVELSKVSNPTTLSDLQVGARSLETGVWGAYYNVKINLPDIKDEQYKAEVLKQAEDAVSLAQQQCQEVLKILDQRSPK from the exons ATGCTCTGTGTAGCCACGCGCTTATTCTCTCAAGCACTGAAACGATCCACATCTCCTTGGTTTCATCTTGTTGCACGAGCCATCCAAAGTCGAAGAATGTCTCGCATTGTGGAATGTGTGCCTAATTTCTCTGAAGGTCGAAACAGTAAAGTAATCGACGCGATCGCGAAAGCCATCTCGGAAACTGCCGGTGTTAGTCTTCTGGACGTTGATCCTGGGGCGTCGACCAATAGAACGGTGTACACGTTTGTTGGTAGCCCTGAAGATGTAGTCCAAGGAGCTCTAAATGGGGCAAAAATAGCCAAAGAGTTGATCGATATGAGGAAGCACAAAG gtGAGCACCCTCGTCTTGGCGCCCTGGATGTGTGCCCATTTATACCTGTGCGGGGTGTCACAATGGAGGACTGTGCTGCCTGTGCAAGATCATTTGGAGAAAGAGCAGCAAAAGAACTTGGGATTGCAG TTTATCTTTATGGTTTTGCTTCTGAGCAAGACTACAGAAAAACAGTTCCTCAGATCCGTGCTGGGGAGTATGAAGGACTGAATAAAAGG aTTGTCATGCCTGAATGGAAGCCTGATTATGGACCAGCTGAATTTGATGCCAAATGGGGAGCAACTATTGCAGGAGCAAGAAAGTTCCTGATTGCctataatattaatattcTCGGGACAAAGGAACAAGCTCACCGAATTGCCTTAAACCTTAGAGAAACTGGTAGAGGAAATAACCAG CCAGGAAGATTAAAATGTGTCCAGGGCATTGGTTGGTGGCTGGAAGAGGCAAACCTGGCGCAGTTGTCACTTAATTTGGTTGACTATGAAGTGACCCCAATGCATGTTGCATTTGAAGAATGTGTCAAAGATGCCAAG GAACTGAAACTTCCTGTATGTGGGTCACAAGTTGTTGGACTCATTCCATTAGATGCTATACTGAAAGCTGCTGAATACTACATTGAAAAGGAAAATCTATTTATTTTGGAGGAAGATCAGAAGATAAGGCTT GTAATACAAAGACTTGGACTTAGCTCTGTCACACCCTTTGATCCCAAGACACGAATCATAGA ATACATGATAAGTAGTGCAGACAAGTCCCCACTTGTGTCAATGACTGTGCGGGAATTCATCAAAGCAATAGGTGCCCGGACTAGTGCCCCGGGTGGAGGCTCTGCTGCTGCAGCTATTGCTGCTGTT ggagcagcacttggaacaatgGTGGGCTTTATGAGTTATGGAAACAAGAAATATGATAATCTGGACCCACTGATGAGGTCACTGATCCCATCTTTGAGGCAGGCCATGCTGGACTTGACAGAGATGGTGGACAAAGACACTAATGCTTTCAATGACTTTATG CAAGCACGAAAAATGCCAAAGAAGACACCGGAGGAAGAAGAAAA GCGTGAAGCTGCCATGCAGGAAGGTCTGAAAAGTGCAGTGCAAGTGCCAATGGCAGTGATACAGACAGCTAACAAAGCCTGGCCACCACTTGTGGAGCTCTCCAAAGTCTCAAACCCCACCACTCTCTCTGACCTTCAG GTTGGTGCTCGGAGTTTGGAGACGGGCGTTTGGGGTGCTTACTACAATGTGAAAATCAACCTTCCTGACATCAAGGATGAACAGTACAAAGCTGAG GTGTTGAAGCAAGCCGAGGACGCAGTGTCACTTGCTCAGCAACAATGCCAAGAGGTTCTAAAGATCCTTGACCAGCGATCACCTAAATAA